TCGAAATGCGAGTGCAAATTTCACTGGTGTTGCTACGTGCGCTGTAAAGAATGCACAGAAACGGTGGACGTGCATACATGCAAAGCACCAAACGAAGAAAGAACCAACACACATATTCACAGAAGAGCACAAGACaagaaaaagaaacataaaAATGACGATGAAGACAATTTAGACAACGTATTACGAACAATCAATGcatctttataatatataaataggaATATAAAAGAACTATATTTACGATCAAATATAAATAGGGTGGTGTATTGTTTTAACCCCGGCTTCTTTTGTACTTTTTTACGACCAGCAGAGAAggctaaaaaatgttaacacgAAAAGTCGACGCGCGCGTAACGCGTACATGTCTTCTTATCCTTTGAACGCCGCTTCTGAAGCTCGTGTCTTCTAACTATACAGGCCTAGTCAATCGTTTGTactaattgaattgaatttcaaaatattttatcattgtCTTACAATAAAGTATAAAGCCTAccaaaatacacattttttgtcgATCAGGATTCAAATCCTATGTTATTAATTGCCGACTGCTGGACgaactgttaaaaaaaatgttctttctTTTTGTTCTTTTAATTAAACATCTGTcttaaaaatataatgttagtAAGCcaatgacatttttttgtagtgtatataagaaaataaaacaaaatttgtaaaaatgaaTATGCTTATTCGATTAATTATTTCATTACAATTTCCTACTATTAATCTCTAACGTACAGCAACATACCAATCGAACACACCTATGCATTATGTAATTGCACGCTTCAATGAACACGCGGTGACCTTTTGTGCCGTGGAAGCGATTATTCGCTTATTAACTGCTTGTTCATTCATGtgccgaaatagctcagttgggagagcgtTAGACTGAAGATCtaaaggtccctggttcaattcCGGAGAACCTACTATGGTTCTGAATATTCCCGGGTTTCGgcacttcttttttttctttcatgtttaaaatattttttttagattcatTTATTCCAGtgtttacttttacttttttgtaactaatgttttttttaaaaaataaattattacagtttattttttaaatatttttatttcataatcatATGAATATATTGTACACTAAAGTGACTAAATCGAATCAATtctatatatttgtatttctgtgaattattattcattatttataactCTATAAACAGAGAAGAAAGaagaattttaaaacaaatgccatttattttatttagcaaTCAAACTTATCAGTTACAACAATAAATAGTCAATTCACAACACGCAAGTATACAGCAATTCCAAATTCTTACAATTtccttttttcttatttatttcttttatattaatcttccttgttttattttggatataaatagttatatatccacaaggaataatttcgccagtgtagcatagcaaaaagctatacaaaataaccttcttgctacacatttctacaattgtgtagcaaaaaatacgaTAGAAAACTATGattctcgactaaaaaatcagtttgattcgcaatattgctaaacaaaattttaaaatgaaatttttccctgatccatattattttagtgtttattctcattttgtttaattccattttgttttattacatttaaatttagtgttggagaagttttacattCTTATATAAAATGTCATAAAACTGATTCATCATTTCAAGTcctacaaaaatacataaaaaatagcAATAAATATGTCTAAAAAATTCaacaaattttataaattaaaaatgagtTAAAAAGTGTTGAAAGCACCGAAATTATACTTTTGtcactttaatttaaaaataaaaaaataataattcacttTAACTTTATCAGTACTCTTCCTCCAGATAGTATGTGTAAGTACATTActgttaaaattaattaaatgttttaaaaacaaatgaatttataataCTAATGTAAGAGCACTTGCATAGAACTTAAAAGTACACGTAAATAGGTTAGAGTTTGAGATAACAACACATTTCAAAGTACAGTATAACCAGGCTTAATCTACAGTAAACAAACAGTGTACTTGACTACAGCATCTATACTTAAAATAGTTACACTTTACAAGTCCCTTTACACTaagtaaagccttgtctacactatcaaactttatgtgtcaaaaaagtttgatgtgcccatatatggtagttcTATGcttaaaaatggtagtgatatgacatcatcatgtccatatatgagcacatcacatttttttgacacataaagtttgatagtgtagacaaagcttaacagtactaaaattaattactaaatttAAGTTAAAACAGTTGGTAGTACACTAACATTTATGCTCCAACAGGCACAGTTTAGAAATTTATCAAAAAAAGTTaatgaatacaaaaatataatatgaccaatattttaaaatacttagtatagaaaatatattacaaataacttaagtaaaaaaaacaacaaatgagCAAACACCATGAATTGAAAGCCTTTTTTGGAAAATTGTATCCAGGTCAAAAGGTTACAAGTATTAAGATTTGATTGGTTGCCCTTGACCATGTAATCTGAATCAAATACGTTCTTAAAATTTCTTTTAACgataaaattgttaattaaagctctgtctacactatcaaactttatttatatgtgcccatatattgacatgatgatgtcatatcactaccatatttgagaatgtcactaccatatttgagaatgtcacgaccatatttgggcacatttctaattgtattttgatatttattagTAGAGTATAGGGTTCAAAgtaagtaacatttattttcttcaaaataaaacagtcaacaaaatggtgtaaagaaAGGTAATATGATTGAAGAAGGCATgatcaaaaaagcaaaaagcttgtGACAGACATGCCTAAACAAAGATTAGATAAAAACAACacggaaaaagaaaataaataagggtatataattgtattaagtTATTTCATAGGCAATGTGGCGGCTTCACTAATAGGAACGTCTTTCGTTGTTTGCGACAACTCTAGCGCCTCCATCTCGCATTCATCGTCTTCTGGTGGCGCTCCTGACACGGATGCAATAACGCCCGCCATATCGACGCCGGCGTTTACAAACGACATCAGGTTCTTGGTGATGAAGATGGAGATGTCAACATCATGATGAAGCCACAGATATAAACGGATACCAAACAGAGGGATATCAACAAGAAACGTCTGCACACTTGACACTACTACAACAAAGTTAACACTCTTAAACTTCTTGTATTTCTGTTGTGTCAGGATCCTTAATAAAAGCAGCGACAGGACCGGTAGTAAGTAGTTGATACAAGTGAATGCTTTGATAGTTTTATCTAATCCATACACAAGTACAAGTCTAGTGTCCTCGACGAATAGATTGTTGAGCAGGATCAAGCTATCAAGAATTCCAAACGCGGAGTGGAGCGCCACCCTGTCCAATCTGCTTTTGTAATCGCTATTCCGTTCTCGATGATGTCCATAAACGAGACATAGAAAGATCGGCCCGGACAAAGATAGGATTATTTTCAATGAAGTTGACGAATAAAATCCTTTGTCTTTCAGTCCCTCAGCAAATTCATCAAACATGATAACAATCTTGAAGACGATAATCACTGCATACGCAAGCCATGCTGCATAAGCCAATGGTAACTCAGCCATCGCTAGTTTTACTGCTTTCTTCCAGTCAATCTTAACACCATAATCAGTCTCATCCTTGTCTCTTTTTTCCTTTGAGAAGTGTACATATGCTTTGTAAAAACCAAAAATCCATAAAATTAAAACCAAGGAATCGCCTATGAACCAAAGCTTGCCCTCCAACGAACCTAGACGTTTGCCagagttactgcagtaattaatACAGAAAACATTAAGCAGAACAGCTTGTGTTATTAGCAGGATTATGCAAATGCACATTGCAGATACATCAATCAGCTTTTGATATTTTGCCATGGTGATCCTGACAGAAAACAAATAgagttttaatttattaattaccatcaaaattaataattgaattattttgataaatcattattatattaatacggtaataattaatataataataataatatattattaaattatgttagTTATTGTATAAATCACGATTCCTCAACATCATCTACTAGCTagactagtagtactagtagtagtttTCATTATCATGGATTGGGATTAGCATAGCTTAGCTgctacctacctacctacccACCCTAGGGCTCTAGGGGCCACCACCTATCTACAGTATTATGTTACTGttaaactaataaaaataaaatttatattatgaaatagggctaggcctagctaggcctaggcctagcataggcctagtttgtatgtaatattttatgtttttaaattataattcacATTTTGTTATAATCTAGACAAGTAGAACAACATGAAGTCAATACATCATTTTTCTAATAAGAAATATAGTTTGTATTTAGAAAGAAAAACTCACAATTCAAAGGAGAAATCTGGGCTTGGCCAGCAAAGAATGTGTTGTTGTTTTGAATTACCCTTTGACTTTTGACCTAATTAAAACACGTCAAACAGTTAAGCCAATCGAAATACATTATTGTTAGTCAAGGCAATTTTATTGGTTAGATGTAAATTATCTAACAGCGCTCTCTAACAGATTGAAAATGGTCGTCTGATTGTTTCGTATACCTTTTTTCGTTTTTGGGcttacatttttaatcaacagGACGCCTGGTGTGTACATACTTTAAACTGTTATTTATGTGTATCAACCACTGGTGCATACAGGTGATGTTATGGTGTACTGTCATTCTGAAATTGGCGGGTAAACGTTTTTGACAGTTGCAATTCAGGTACAGCCAGGACCAGTCACGCCAGGCTGCTCTTTTTTGGTTACCCTGGATCTGGTTGCAACGCAGAGGCAGCAGCCAGCGCGGCaggtgtaggcctagtagtagacgTCTGAACCACCCGGCCTAGGCTGAAGTGCTGCTAGCAAAACGTGTTTATCTTTGGACCAGCTAGCTGGAAGGCAGTTTGTAATTCAGTATGGCTACTGctgttggcataaactacagaAAAATTCCTTGTCGgtaagaaagaaaaataatattattattaataataaaataataataataggcctctaggccctaggcctaggccttatattaattattaatatatttaactcAATTTTGACTTGTTCTGTGTGAAGAGGCTTAGCTAAGGCCTATATTGTATGTATAAATAAAGGCCTAAACTAGGCATACGTCTCTAGTGTAtttgttatgcgcgatttgaacgatttgcgcaatttaaaattgcgcaaaaaaatccttgcgcaatttgaaattgcgcaaagaattcttgcgcaatttaaaattgcgcaaggatttttttgcgcaatttcaaattgcgcaatcaacttgcgcaatttcaaattgcgcaagaaaatctttgcgcgattttaaattgcgctgcacaatttgtaaattgcgcaagatagttcttgcgcaatatgacacctttgcgcaatttgaaaacgaactgtaaattttcccatacatggctaggcctaggcagaggagtttaaaatttagtattttattatataaataagaccatttcaatgaagataatgtttaatactcactttttaagtttttaatattagtttaatacgct
This DNA window, taken from Antedon mediterranea chromosome 9, ecAntMedi1.1, whole genome shotgun sequence, encodes the following:
- the LOC140058636 gene encoding uncharacterized protein, whose amino-acid sequence is MAKYQKLIDVSAMCICIILLITQAVLLNVFCINYCSNSGKRLGSLEGKLWFIGDSLVLILWIFGFYKAYVHFSKEKRDKDETDYGVKIDWKKAVKLAMAELPLAYAAWLAYAVIIVFKIVIMFDEFAEGLKDKGFYSSTSLKIILSLSGPIFLCLVYGHHRERNSDYKSRLDRVALHSAFGILDSLILLNNLFVEDTRLVLVYGLDKTIKAFTCINYLLPVLSLLLLRILTQQKYKKFKSVNFVVVVSSVQTFLVDIPLFGIRLYLWLHHDVDISIFITKNLMSFVNAGVDMAGVIASVSGAPPEDDECEMEALELSQTTKDVPISEAATLPMK